A genomic segment from Necator americanus strain Aroian chromosome III, whole genome shotgun sequence encodes:
- a CDS encoding hypothetical protein (NECATOR_CHRIII.G11171.T6) gives MKGNARLPILVDQTGATYVTDTDKAKALSVHFANVFSSTCSDIIPEIVGIAPVQQQCSNMLFHPTDIYKHLKSLKPSVSETYDGIPPIVYEECAATLSPPLVHIFNISLSLGEVPEGWKNAIVTAIPNSPIQVYLNQRTTAAVRTPAGCTTPFEVVTGVRQGAVAGPFLFNFAIDDIMRRTVDQCPADIVLAPSPCPLADYQVCHNEGLYAEIDVVYRRMTRGRHRHLAPPSKAAEVNRLHFFGHILRRPVDRLVQRVLKSSSSLNWKKPPGRKRKFWTEVIKEDLRTLGVDRQFRRDIVVVSRLRITKVSEPSSFKVPRQIRSILQRAPGLSCSYPDM, from the exons ATGAAGGGGAATGCAAGGCTTCCGATTCTCGTGGATCAGACAGGAGCCACCTATGTTACAGATACTGATAAAGCTAAAGCTCTATCTGTGCATTTTGCAAATGTCTTTTCTTCAACCTGCAGCGATatcattccagaaattgttgGCATAGCTCCTGTCCAACAGCAGTGCAGTAACATGCTTTTCCACCCCACTGATATTTACAAACACCTAAAATCTCTTAAGCCGTCGGTTAGTGAAACGTATGATGGAATCCCACCTATTGTATATGAGGAGTGTGCTGCTACTTTATCTCCTCCTCTAGTTCACATCTTCAACATCTCATTATCATTAGGTGAAGTCCCAGAAGGCTGGAAAAACGCCATTGTCACAGCCATTCCAAATTCTCCAATACAAGTTTActtgaatcaacgaacaactgctgcagttcgaacaccagccggatgtacaacaccgtttgaagtggtaactggagtaagacaaggggcggtggcaggacccttcctgttcaatttcgccatcgacgacattatgcgaagaacagtcgaccagtgtcctgccgacattgtcttagcaccatcaccGTGCCCATTAGCTGACTACCA ggtatgccacaatgaaggtctttacgcagaaattgatgtggtttaccggcggatgacacgtggaagacatcgacatcttgcaccgccttcgaaagcggctgaagtaaatcgtcttcatttcttcggtcatatattaaggagaccggtagatcgccttgtccaacgagttctgaagagttcgtcgAGTTTGaactggaagaagccacctgggcgaaaacggaagttctggactgaggtgataaaagaggacctgaggacactcggcgtggataggcagttcagacgagac ATTGTGGTGGTTagtcgtttgaggatcacGAAAGTTAGTGAACCCTCTTCGTTCAAGGTCCCTCGTCAGATTCGCTCTATATTGCAACGTGCTCCTGGGCTAAGTTGTTCGTATCCCGATATGTAG
- a CDS encoding hypothetical protein (NECATOR_CHRIII.G11171.T7), whose product MRAKSTRTAKRQTPLSFQATSGIETRTVESSQSTEPNYSEMSASDLISSIAERNKDPVIGKMLTVLAEKVKTDFVEQLEADKRSRSIVISGLPESGGSSSSSGKLDDFEDEVNDIFLALNVSCRPIDLYRMGKPNLSRPRLVKVVLPPQFCWRRVLANARLLQSVGLPNVYIRRRRPPYERKREYELRQEARERNKGKSKREWVVYRGELWLISDIKRGTSGNK is encoded by the coding sequence ATGCGTGCTAAATCTACTCGTACTGCAAAAAGACAAACCCCTCTCTCGTTCCAAGCTACATCTGGTATTGAGACGCGAACGGTAGAATCTTCTCAATCAACGGAACCGAACTACAGTGAAATGTCTGCATCTGACCTCATTAGCTCTATTGCGGAACGGAACAAAGACCCTGTTATAGGCAAAATGCTGACAGTACTTGCTGAAAAAGTTAAAACGGATTTTGTCGAACAGTTGGAAGCAGACAAACGGTCACGTAGCATAGTTATAAGTGGTCTGCCTGAGTCTGGGGGTTCCTCGTCTTCCTCAGGGAAGCTGGACGACTTTGAGGACGAAGTCAACGATATTTTTCTCGCGCTTAATGTAAGCTGTCGCCCGATTGACCTGTATCGGATGGGAAAACCTAATCTCTCTCGTCCGCGCCTAGTAAAAGTCGTCCTCCCGCCTCAGTTCTGCTGGCGTCGTGTCCTTGCTAATGCGCGTCTTCTTCAAAGTGTTGGTCTTCCCAATGTTTATATACGCAGAAGAAGGCCCCCATATGAAAGGAAGCGTGAGTATGAACTAAGGCAGGAGGCACGAGAGCGTAACAAAGGTAAAAGTAAGCGAGAGTGGGTGGTTTACCGTGGCGAGCTGTGGCTCATCTCTGACATTAAGCGAGGAACGTCAGGAAACAAATAA